From Methanocalculus natronophilus, one genomic window encodes:
- a CDS encoding RAD55 family ATPase, which produces MYSAGMPVPAARSDLVPAAATTMAGSSHTRHGMIARVFKNKHDISLLQQMYSYQFGIPALDDQLGGLRSGANVLILAPPLSGAERIAYNLSFPAHGEYCVLLSTDERAAEVSNFFKLNGTERRSIAIIDAITKSDLPNVPDTDRMKFISSPVDLTGISIKMSKLFSGIVDESLKNPDPGIYPPPIRFCVNSLSTFLMYRKLEVMYQFLHVITSKVKKNEWIGFYLLNNESFDAKTISVIKQLMNGVVEVREGSEQFELRVVGLGGRMTPWLPYSFDTNGKMVVEG; this is translated from the coding sequence ATGTACTCTGCCGGGATGCCAGTACCTGCTGCTAGATCCGACCTGGTGCCTGCTGCTGCCACCACAATGGCCGGCTCTTCCCATACCCGGCATGGGATGATAGCAAGGGTATTTAAAAACAAACATGACATATCACTTCTCCAACAGATGTACAGCTACCAGTTTGGTATCCCTGCACTCGACGATCAGCTTGGCGGTCTCAGGTCGGGTGCGAATGTCCTGATCCTGGCACCCCCTCTCTCAGGTGCAGAGCGGATTGCATACAATCTCTCCTTTCCTGCACATGGCGAATACTGTGTTCTCCTCTCAACTGACGAGCGGGCAGCCGAGGTCTCAAACTTCTTTAAACTGAATGGAACCGAGAGGCGCTCAATTGCTATTATTGATGCAATCACAAAGAGCGATCTCCCCAATGTTCCGGATACCGATCGGATGAAGTTCATATCGAGCCCTGTTGACTTAACCGGCATCAGCATCAAGATGAGCAAACTCTTCTCCGGAATTGTGGATGAGAGCCTGAAAAACCCGGACCCTGGTATTTATCCTCCCCCGATCCGTTTCTGCGTCAACTCCCTCTCGACGTTCCTGATGTATCGGAAACTTGAGGTGATGTACCAGTTTCTCCATGTTATAACGTCTAAAGTCAAGAAAAACGAGTGGATAGGTTTCTATCTCTTAAACAACGAGTCATTTGACGCAAAGACGATCTCGGTGATTAAACAGCTGATGAATGGTGTGGTTGAGGTGAGAGAAGGGAGCGAGCAATTTGAGCTGCGCGTTGTTGGTCTTGGGGGGCGGATGACGCCGTGGCTGCCGTATTCATTTGATACGAATGGAAAAATGGTGGTAGAAGGATGA
- the polX gene encoding DNA polymerase/3'-5' exonuclease PolX, whose amino-acid sequence MGTGVNAEVAGVLERIADLLQVIDDNPFKVRAYQRAAESVRRCLHPVSAMSRDELLAVEGIGKATSDAILQIQETGTSSELESLMEQVPPELPELLELNGVGPKTVRKLWTHLNIISLADLEAAARGRRIRSLRGFGEKKETEILKSIAIYQNRSGRMLISEALEIAGAITALLPPGTSTYAGSLRRKRSTIGDIDIVTTESAKAVNPRLREAASEVIDEGMKKTSVFFRGKRVDVRFASPDEYGATLLYLTGSKEFNIRLRERANRFGLQLNEYGLLDKKSGEVHRCATEEEVFRRLGLAFIPPELREDRGEVAAAEAGTLPVLVEEADIKGDLHAHTRGSDGSMTVAELASYGDGIGYEYILCSDHSASLGVARGLSAEGLKQQAHEIEMANREHTCQILAGIEVDILTDGTLGLPDPVLADLDCVIASVHSSLHQEEDVITRRMMLALENEHVDILGHPTGRLLGRRESAAVDILRILEAAAGTGTAVELNASPHRLDLDDIYLKRAHELGVKIAIGTDAHGPDDLASMRYGVMTARRGWCRSRDILNTLHRTELMDFFR is encoded by the coding sequence ATGGGAACCGGTGTAAATGCCGAGGTTGCAGGAGTGCTTGAGAGAATTGCGGATCTCCTCCAGGTTATTGATGACAACCCATTCAAGGTCAGGGCATACCAGCGCGCAGCAGAATCCGTCAGGCGGTGTCTCCATCCTGTCTCTGCGATGAGCAGGGATGAACTCCTTGCAGTTGAGGGAATAGGCAAAGCCACCTCAGATGCCATACTCCAGATACAGGAGACGGGGACATCGTCTGAACTTGAATCACTGATGGAGCAGGTGCCTCCTGAACTGCCAGAACTTCTGGAGCTGAACGGAGTTGGGCCAAAGACTGTCCGGAAGCTCTGGACACATCTCAATATAATCTCCCTTGCCGATCTGGAGGCTGCCGCACGTGGGCGCAGGATCAGGTCGCTTCGGGGATTTGGAGAGAAGAAAGAAACAGAGATACTGAAAAGTATTGCCATATACCAGAACCGGTCCGGAAGAATGCTCATCTCTGAGGCTCTGGAGATAGCAGGGGCAATCACTGCATTATTGCCTCCCGGCACGTCTACCTATGCCGGAAGCCTCAGGCGCAAAAGGAGCACAATCGGTGATATTGATATTGTGACAACCGAATCTGCCAAAGCAGTGAACCCGCGTCTTCGCGAGGCTGCCTCTGAGGTAATTGATGAGGGGATGAAGAAGACATCAGTCTTCTTTCGTGGCAAGCGAGTTGACGTCCGGTTTGCCAGTCCAGATGAGTATGGTGCGACACTCCTCTATCTCACCGGGTCAAAGGAGTTTAATATCAGGCTTCGGGAACGGGCAAACCGGTTTGGCCTGCAGCTGAACGAATATGGTCTTCTGGATAAAAAGTCCGGGGAGGTGCACCGGTGTGCAACAGAGGAGGAAGTCTTCAGGCGCCTTGGGCTTGCATTTATTCCTCCGGAACTACGAGAGGATCGCGGCGAGGTTGCGGCAGCAGAGGCAGGAACGCTCCCGGTTCTTGTTGAGGAGGCGGATATCAAAGGAGATCTGCATGCGCACACACGGGGATCGGACGGTTCGATGACGGTGGCTGAACTGGCTTCGTATGGAGATGGAATCGGGTATGAGTACATACTCTGTTCAGATCATTCAGCCAGCCTCGGGGTGGCCCGCGGCCTCTCCGCAGAAGGGTTGAAGCAGCAGGCACATGAGATTGAGATGGCAAACAGGGAGCATACCTGCCAGATACTCGCCGGGATAGAAGTGGATATCCTGACTGATGGCACGCTTGGGCTCCCGGATCCGGTGCTGGCTGATCTGGACTGTGTTATTGCATCTGTCCATTCCTCTCTCCACCAGGAGGAAGATGTCATCACCAGGCGGATGATGCTGGCGTTGGAGAATGAGCATGTCGATATCCTCGGCCATCCGACAGGCCGGCTGCTTGGGAGGAGGGAGAGTGCTGCTGTCGATATTTTAAGGATACTTGAGGCGGCAGCAGGGACCGGAACCGCAGTTGAGCTGAATGCCTCGCCCCACAGGCTGGATCTTGATGATATTTATCTGAAGAGGGCACACGAATTAGGAGTGAAAATTGCAATTGGAACAGATGCCCACGGGCCCGATGATCTTGCCTCCATGAGGTACGGGGTGATGACAGCCCGGCGTGGCTGGTGCAGATCCCGCGACATCCTCAATACCCTGCATAGAACAGAACTGATGGATTTTTTCCGATGA
- a CDS encoding undecaprenyl diphosphate synthase family protein — MIHRIYEYLLMREINKPPREICFMLTVEDLRSAPHRISEVVAWADDVAGIEVLTFYIDSDESRCVAPYIDRLKEIGAIAHLHLHIGDEYQEFGSGMTVMVVAGKSGREEITESIRRIAAEGVDPCDVTEEMIESHLTFRSAPDLIIKTGGSHLTDFLIWQSVYSELFFLDVNWEFFRKTDFLRALRDFQSRARRFGA; from the coding sequence ATGATACACAGGATCTATGAATACCTGCTTATGCGGGAGATCAATAAGCCTCCACGCGAGATCTGTTTCATGCTGACAGTTGAGGATCTCCGCTCTGCCCCTCACCGGATCTCTGAAGTGGTTGCATGGGCAGACGATGTTGCCGGTATTGAGGTTCTGACGTTTTATATCGATTCTGACGAGAGCCGCTGCGTCGCCCCCTATATTGACAGGCTGAAGGAGATCGGAGCTATTGCCCATCTCCACCTCCATATCGGGGATGAATACCAGGAATTTGGGAGCGGGATGACGGTGATGGTTGTGGCAGGAAAGAGCGGCCGTGAAGAGATCACAGAGAGCATCAGGCGGATTGCCGCAGAAGGGGTTGATCCGTGCGATGTCACCGAGGAGATGATCGAGTCGCACCTCACGTTCCGATCCGCACCTGATCTGATTATTAAAACCGGTGGGAGCCATCTGACCGACTTTCTCATCTGGCAGTCGGTCTACTCCGAACTCTTCTTCCTGGATGTCAACTGGGAGTTTTTCCGGAAGACAGATTTTTTACGTGCCCTGAGAGATTTTCAGTCACGGGCACGACGGTTTGGGGCCTGA
- the uppS gene encoding polyprenyl diphosphate synthase — protein MTIRSLLEPLYFRILRSTITHIPTHIAVIQDGNRRFAKETGEKSGFGHRRGADTTEMMLEWAREFGIKHITLYAFSTENFRRSDEELAELFELFKDRFLKVLTDERVHKNRIRVRMVGDKNLLPDDVLTCVEEAEDATQDYSNHYLNVAIAYGGRNEIVHAARRLIQNVQSGTLRPDEITPAMVEANLYGGLGLPPVDLIIRTGNEYRTSNFLPWLANGNESSVYFCAPYWPQFRKIDLLRAIRVYDQRRSSGPKPSCP, from the coding sequence ATGACGATCAGATCCCTCCTCGAACCACTCTACTTCCGGATCCTGCGATCCACCATCACCCATATCCCAACCCATATCGCCGTCATCCAGGACGGCAACCGCCGGTTTGCAAAAGAGACAGGAGAGAAGAGCGGGTTTGGCCACCGGCGGGGAGCAGACACCACCGAGATGATGCTTGAATGGGCACGCGAATTCGGGATAAAGCATATCACCCTCTATGCTTTTTCGACTGAGAACTTCCGGCGAAGCGACGAAGAGCTTGCCGAACTCTTCGAACTCTTCAAAGACCGGTTCTTAAAAGTCTTAACAGACGAGCGTGTCCATAAAAACAGGATCCGGGTCAGGATGGTCGGCGACAAGAACCTCCTCCCAGATGATGTCCTGACGTGTGTCGAAGAGGCAGAAGACGCGACACAGGACTACAGCAACCACTATCTCAACGTCGCCATCGCCTATGGTGGCAGAAACGAGATCGTCCATGCCGCCCGCCGCCTCATCCAGAACGTACAAAGCGGCACCCTCAGGCCAGATGAAATAACCCCGGCGATGGTTGAGGCAAACCTCTACGGCGGACTCGGCCTTCCCCCGGTAGATCTGATCATCAGGACCGGCAACGAATACCGGACATCAAACTTCCTTCCCTGGCTTGCAAACGGGAACGAGTCATCAGTCTACTTCTGTGCACCCTACTGGCCGCAGTTTCGAAAAATCGATCTTCTGCGGGCGATCCGGGTCTATGACCAGAGAAGAAGCTCAGGCCCCAAACCGTCGTGCCCGTGA
- a CDS encoding radical SAM protein, translating into MDYDELVSGLMERAETLLPDNLSDGCILCHQGAKLVLFVTGLCDRTCWYCPLSVERKDLDVVFANDKPVHSDADLLAEAEAMDALGTGITGGEPLLFIDRVAHYCTLLKDHFGQKHQIHLYTARAPTEADLAALQGLVDEIRMHPPYEVWDCIMETAYPLAARQAKEMGFAIGIEVPSLPGIGKLRPMLPLLDFFNINELEWGETCADEMRRRGMEPAEGLYNAIIGAKDWAAEITDDPKVHFCSSGFKDAVQLRERLIRIATMTARNFDEITDDGTIVYGRIRSDADLSRLLGTFEEGSFEIQPDGSVECEWWLLDDLKDEPDLLLEIIERYPNNGMIVEVETL; encoded by the coding sequence TTGGATTATGATGAACTGGTATCCGGCCTCATGGAGCGGGCCGAGACCCTCCTGCCGGATAACCTCAGCGACGGCTGCATCCTCTGCCACCAGGGCGCAAAGCTCGTCCTCTTCGTCACCGGACTCTGCGACCGCACCTGCTGGTACTGCCCGCTCTCAGTCGAGAGAAAAGACCTCGATGTCGTCTTCGCAAACGACAAGCCGGTACACTCGGATGCCGACCTTCTCGCAGAGGCAGAGGCGATGGATGCGCTCGGCACCGGCATCACCGGCGGCGAACCCCTCCTCTTCATCGACCGGGTCGCCCACTACTGCACACTTCTAAAAGATCACTTCGGGCAGAAACACCAGATCCACCTCTACACTGCCCGGGCCCCGACAGAGGCAGATTTGGCAGCACTTCAGGGGCTCGTCGACGAGATCCGGATGCACCCCCCCTATGAAGTCTGGGATTGTATCATGGAGACAGCATACCCACTAGCCGCACGGCAGGCAAAAGAGATGGGTTTTGCCATCGGGATCGAGGTGCCCTCCCTCCCCGGCATCGGAAAGCTCAGGCCCATGCTGCCGCTCCTTGACTTCTTCAATATCAATGAACTCGAGTGGGGCGAGACCTGCGCAGACGAGATGCGGAGACGCGGCATGGAACCAGCAGAAGGCCTCTATAACGCAATCATCGGGGCAAAAGACTGGGCTGCTGAGATCACCGATGATCCGAAGGTGCATTTCTGCTCTTCCGGTTTCAAGGATGCCGTCCAGCTGAGAGAACGGCTTATTCGGATCGCCACCATGACCGCCCGGAACTTCGATGAGATAACAGACGACGGAACAATCGTCTATGGGAGGATCAGATCAGATGCCGATCTCAGCCGTCTCCTCGGCACATTCGAGGAAGGAAGCTTTGAAATCCAGCCGGATGGCAGTGTCGAGTGCGAGTGGTGGCTCCTTGATGACCTGAAAGACGAGCCCGATCTTCTCCTTGAGATCATCGAGCGGTACCCAAACAACGGCATGATCGTTGAGGTAGAGACGCTATGA
- a CDS encoding PKD domain-containing protein → MVGTLILSVLVILVISIVGVSFLSQEPSPEVPALRIDLAEKQEAITLIHRGGDTLYRDTTRITVDGEDKTGDFETLDGLDWETFAVGDWLTIPGSNATGASIQIIHTAPAIPTLLFSIKGVRPPLPDPPVADFIGTPTTGLPNLTVQFTDLSTGNPTSWTWNFGDGSSSTQKNPVHTYTAPGNYTVTLVAGNAGGTQTITRPGYIHVQTPAEYIAEESVFVYGTKLFFEGNSVTGINSTIIITGDLDTADVNLGAGLFVSKIFINGSTIMNTGSASLGNPDFPDIIVINGDLELWDGTRDIYGDVYVNGHFRLKDARIHHTVYVNGDLELGWTPWLADDARIYYTGSFTHPPTMPQHILDKCIHQATVPTESIPNLEMPALKEESWYHANGYVSEGALTDDLKIYAPNYVGTFSWDPDPPPYENVIIIAHSGDITIPSLGAEKITGVLFAPFGRVAVQGARFEGVVLARDGFFMTQGGSDVVFTNLMDFFDDEEDWPFV, encoded by the coding sequence ATGGTCGGTACCCTGATTCTGTCTGTATTGGTTATTTTGGTCATCTCAATTGTTGGTGTAAGTTTCCTCTCCCAGGAACCGTCACCTGAGGTTCCCGCACTCCGCATTGATCTTGCTGAGAAACAGGAGGCAATTACCCTTATCCACCGTGGAGGTGACACACTTTACCGAGATACAACCCGGATCACAGTCGATGGCGAGGACAAAACTGGTGATTTCGAGACACTGGATGGCCTGGACTGGGAGACATTTGCTGTTGGAGACTGGCTGACTATACCGGGATCAAATGCTACGGGAGCGAGCATCCAGATTATTCATACAGCACCAGCCATTCCAACACTTTTGTTTTCAATAAAAGGGGTACGGCCCCCGCTGCCGGATCCGCCTGTTGCTGATTTTATTGGCACTCCCACCACCGGGCTTCCAAACCTGACCGTTCAGTTTACCGATCTCTCGACAGGTAATCCAACCTCGTGGACATGGAATTTTGGAGATGGCAGTTCATCAACCCAGAAGAATCCTGTACATACCTATACAGCTCCAGGAAACTACACAGTAACCCTGGTTGCAGGAAATGCAGGGGGTACCCAAACAATTACCAGGCCTGGATATATCCATGTTCAGACTCCTGCTGAATATATTGCAGAAGAGAGCGTCTTTGTTTATGGAACAAAACTATTCTTTGAGGGAAACAGCGTTACCGGTATCAATTCGACGATCATCATCACCGGAGATCTTGATACAGCAGATGTGAATCTTGGAGCAGGGCTCTTTGTTTCAAAGATTTTTATCAATGGCAGTACGATCATGAATACCGGCAGTGCCAGCCTTGGGAACCCGGATTTCCCTGATATAATCGTGATAAACGGTGATCTGGAACTCTGGGATGGAACGAGAGATATTTATGGAGATGTCTATGTCAATGGGCACTTCCGGTTAAAAGATGCAAGAATTCACCATACTGTGTACGTGAATGGGGATCTTGAACTTGGATGGACACCCTGGCTTGCAGATGATGCACGTATATATTATACCGGTAGTTTCACACATCCGCCGACTATGCCTCAGCATATCCTCGATAAATGTATTCACCAGGCAACTGTTCCAACAGAGAGCATACCGAACCTTGAGATGCCTGCATTAAAAGAAGAATCCTGGTATCATGCAAATGGATATGTATCAGAAGGAGCTCTAACTGATGATTTAAAGATATATGCTCCAAACTATGTTGGAACCTTCAGCTGGGATCCTGATCCACCTCCATATGAAAATGTCATCATCATAGCACATTCAGGCGATATAACCATCCCATCATTGGGAGCTGAGAAGATCACAGGAGTTCTCTTTGCACCTTTTGGCAGGGTAGCTGTTCAGGGGGCACGATTTGAAGGGGTTGTGCTCGCCCGTGACGGGTTTTTTATGACCCAGGGTGGTTCAGATGTCGTATTTACAAATCTTATGGATTTCTTCGACGATGAGGAGGACTGGCCATTTGTGTAG
- a CDS encoding type IV pilin produces MPGTDAVSEVIGSIMLISLVVLAVAIVGVGILSQPPPVQTQYLDAIPGLSETKGLFLYHSGGDALFPGDFFVRVDGVDYFQDKLSIYEESWPWEIGKLLNVDGSQISEYSQIQIISTTGGQRAILVDIGDADIPPITPTPPTPTPTPTPTPTPTPTPTPAPPVADFSGSPTSGTRPLEVTFTDLSTGIPTSWLWDFGDGNTSTAQNPTHIR; encoded by the coding sequence ATGCCCGGTACTGACGCGGTCTCGGAAGTGATCGGTTCGATCATGCTCATCTCGCTTGTCGTACTGGCAGTTGCAATTGTCGGGGTCGGAATTCTCTCCCAGCCCCCACCCGTGCAGACGCAGTACCTGGATGCTATTCCGGGATTGAGTGAGACAAAAGGTCTCTTTCTCTACCATAGCGGAGGGGATGCATTATTCCCTGGAGATTTTTTTGTGCGGGTTGATGGAGTTGATTATTTTCAGGATAAGCTGTCCATATATGAAGAGAGCTGGCCCTGGGAAATTGGGAAGCTGCTCAATGTAGATGGCAGCCAGATATCTGAGTACAGCCAGATTCAGATCATATCCACAACCGGAGGTCAACGGGCGATTCTTGTTGATATTGGTGATGCAGACATTCCGCCAATAACACCGACACCGCCGACTCCAACGCCCACACCAACTCCAACACCAACTCCGACGCCAACTCCGACACCTGCACCACCAGTTGCAGATTTCTCCGGCTCACCAACATCCGGCACTCGGCCGCTTGAAGTAACCTTTACTGATCTCTCAACCGGCATCCCAACCTCGTGGCTTTGGGACTTTGGGGACGGAAATACATCGACAGCCCAGAATCCGACCCATATACGT
- a CDS encoding PKD domain-containing protein, which produces YVAAGTYTVSLTVTNPDGSDTETKVDYIIVSEPGAPPVADFAGSPTSGTRPLEVTFTDLSTGVIDSWSWDFGDGNTSTAQNPTHTYVAAGTYTVSLTVTNPDGSDTETKVDYITVSELPEVGSIEYQSHTTNSITFLVRDVNGNPYDGTVPGAISLRERPGSALIDQAVVTQADVVWNPNINSDGIATITYNNLIVQGTGTIDVEPIIIESTDEMMEIILKIGLQRTQNWIQDVDVI; this is translated from the coding sequence CATACGTTGCAGCTGGTACATACACTGTCAGCCTGACGGTAACAAATCCAGATGGGTCTGATACCGAGACGAAAGTGGATTATATCATCGTGAGTGAACCGGGAGCACCACCAGTTGCAGATTTCGCCGGCTCACCAACATCCGGCACACGGCCGCTTGAAGTAACCTTTACTGATCTCTCAACCGGCGTGATAGACTCATGGAGCTGGGACTTTGGGGACGGAAATACATCGACAGCCCAGAATCCGACCCATACATACGTTGCAGCTGGTACATACACTGTCAGCCTGACGGTAACAAATCCAGATGGATCTGATACAGAGACGAAAGTGGATTATATCACCGTGAGTGAACTACCAGAAGTTGGAAGTATTGAGTATCAAAGCCACACGACCAACTCAATTACATTCCTTGTAAGAGATGTAAATGGCAACCCGTATGACGGAACAGTTCCGGGAGCAATCTCGCTTCGTGAGCGTCCAGGGAGTGCGCTTATCGATCAGGCAGTTGTCACCCAGGCAGATGTGGTATGGAATCCAAATATCAATAGTGATGGTATCGCAACCATAACATACAACAACCTTATTGTTCAAGGAACAGGAACCATAGATGTTGAACCAATCATTATTGAGTCAACTGATGAAATGATGGAAATCATATTAAAAATTGGACTGCAG